From a region of the Sebastes umbrosus isolate fSebUmb1 chromosome 10, fSebUmb1.pri, whole genome shotgun sequence genome:
- the LOC119495755 gene encoding trithorax group protein osa-like, translating into MLVPNKHLSLGRSHSWDTLGGNEGQWDRAESVYEQQARVNGRRSSLSYGEGGGWYEPPPGVRPPDLDLKRDQYSYQDSPYGQVYADRQDPRGLRKGSVPDLNHYERAPMAHRGSIPHQEYYSHDPAMTPRPPEGFYRPEHQPPPPHPLSRSGSHFGMAPGARAVWDQGQGGRVGPQAPTSPLPPPPPPPTAHELSRAYREPGAVAAAKMMPDGQQRIPSREPSPAHYGMEHASPRYASEPPPLTGQSVYTDVNGRPLDSQQAATCLVVDPVTQGMIMRQEAASPYTIQQQQQLQQQQQQIQQQQLQQQQLQQQQMQQQQLQQQQFQQQQIQQQQLQQQQLQQQQLQQQQLQQEQLQQHLQQPLPPPPTMPVSDPSLSMMAPLPAPPAPVQTAPVSPAAPALVQAVQTSIPPPPVTPHPAPLPPTAPQTPLPVDPKKAVDPEFLALLRNEGLSESTISSITHQGFDSISMLAVMEENDVRTVAPNLGQARVLSRLVHNCKRPVEATPAPSQPQTPMRGRSNSFSHRSDIYHHQQQHHPTHPSQALTVDPHMMHPQSPGAMQTISPRIGEMMGRRPNSAPSQHLLETSGGYPGQPPRSPGPYTGALMPVQSRPMSAYSSGVTLSGMPMHGMQIMPQHMTGSMPAMPGSMHSMQGMPQQMPLSMPALPQPPQQVPKAYSTNYTVPMELMKRDRNILPLSPMHSPHPSPQLMRKGGGTSMDNAIVPMGAPGQSQGVLAANQKLSRRTGPPVIVSTMVSPDTSKLFFFFSFHPYHPLFV; encoded by the coding sequence ATGCTTGTCCCTAACAAACATTTGAGTCTTGGTCGCTCCCACAGTTGGGACACATTAGGAGGGAATGAGGGTCAGTGGGACAGGGCTGAGAGTGTCTACGAGCAGCAGGCAAGAGTAAACGGCCGGCGTAGCTCCCTGTCATACGGAGAGGGAGGAGGCTGGTACGAGCCTCCACCAGGAGTGCGTCCCCCTGACCTGGATTTGAAACGCGACCAGTATTCCTACCAAGACTCTCCGTACGGACAGGTTTACGCAGACCGACAGGACCCACGGGGGCTGAGGAAGGGCTCTGTGCCTGATCTAAACCACTACGAACGTGCGCCCATGGCTCACCGAGGATCCATTCCACATCAGGAATACTATTCCCATGACCCGGCTATGACTCCACGGCCACCTGAGGGCTTTTACCGGCCAGAACACCAGCCTCCGCCGCCTCACCCGCTCAGTAGGTCGGGGTCTCATTTTGGGATGGCACCTGGGGCTCGCGCTGTGTGGGATCAAGGTCAGGGAGGAAGAGTTGGACCTCAAGCCCCCACATcgcctctacctcctcctccccctcctccgaCCGCTCATGAGTTGAGTCGAGCTTATAGGGAACCTGGTGCTGTAGCTGCTGCCAAAATGATGCCAGATGGCCAACAGCGCATACCCTCGCGAGAGCCATCTCCTGCTCACTATGGTATGGAGCATGCATCCCCTCGGTATGCCAGTGAGCCTCCACCTCTGACCGGTCAGTCGGTCTATACTGATGTTAATGGCCGCCCGTTGGATTCGCAGCAAGCAGCTACCTGTCTAGTAGTAGATCCTGTCACTCAAGGTATGATTATGAGGCAAGAGGCTGCCTCACCTTACACCatccaacaacagcagcaattgcagcagcagcaacaacaaatacagcagcaacagttacaacagcagcagcttcaaCAGCAACAAATGCAACAGCAGCAGTTACAGCAACAGCAATTTCAGCAACAACAAATACAGCAGCAACAATTGCAACAGCAACAGCTTCAACAGCAGCagttacagcagcagcaacttCAGCAAGAACAATTGCAGCAGCATCTGCAACAGCCCCTGCCACCTCCACCTACCATGCCCGTCTCAGACCCTAGCCTTTCTATGATGGCTCCACTTCCTGCTCCACCCGCACCAGTGCAGACCGCACCAGTTTCTCCGGCCGCACCTGCCCTTGTGCAGGCTGTCCAAACTTCAATCCCTCCTCCCCCAGTCACCCCacatcctgctcctcttccCCCCACTGCCCCACAGACGCCTTTACCTGTGGACCCCAAGAAGGCAGTTGACCCTGAGTTCCTTGCACTGCTGCGAAATGAGGGCCTCTCGGAGAGCACCATCTCCTCAATTACCCATCAGGGATTTGACTCCATTAGCATGCTGGCCGTTATGGAGGAGAACGATGTTCGCACCGTCGCCCCCAACCTCGGCCAGGCTCGTGTACTGTCTCGCTTGGTCCACAACTGCAAGCGGCCCGTTGAGGCTACGCCAGCCCCCTCCCAACCTCAGACACCCATGCGAGGCCGCTCCAATAGCTTTAGCCATCGCTCAGACATctaccaccaccagcagcaacaTCATCCAACGCACCCGTCACAGGCTTTGACCGTGGACCCCCATATGATGCACCCGCAGTCCCCTGGGGCCATGCAGACCATCTCCCCAAGGATAGGCGAAATGATGGGTAGGAGGCCCAACAGTGCCCCCTCTCAGCACCTCCTAGAAACCTCTGGAGGCTACCCAGGCCAACCACCTCGCTCCCCGGGGCCATACACTGGAGCACTTATGCCTGTTCAATCAAGACCGATGTCCGCCTACTCTTCTGGGGTGACGCTGTCAGGGATGCCCATGCATGGTATGCAGATAATGCCACAGCACATGACTGGGTCAATGCCTGCCATGCCAGGGTCTATGCACTCCATGCAAGGTATGCCACAGCAGATGCCCCTGTCCATGCCAGCTTTACCGCAGCCACCACAACAGGTACCAAAAGCATACTCTACCAATTACACAGTGCCCATGGAGCTGATGAAGAGGGACAGGAACATACTGCCATTGTCACCCATGCACAGCCCTCACCCCAGCCCTCAGCTGATGCGTAAGGGTGGGGGTACTTCAATGGACAATGCCATCGTCCCTATGGGAGCACCAGGCCAAAGCCAAGGTGTCCTTGCTGCTAACCAGAAGTTAAGTCGACGCACGGGTCCACCAGTCATCGTGTCCACTATGGTGTCTCCAGATAcaagtaaattatttttttttttctcctttcatcCTTATCATCCGTTGTTTGTCTGA